A genomic region of Bacteroidia bacterium contains the following coding sequences:
- a CDS encoding MarR family transcriptional regulator, translating into MRLEDEIRQTKGFRNPLERTLVNIHFTSRWLEGLQAEFMRPHDLTIQQYNILRILRGAHPEPVTVKTLRERMLDKMSDTSRLVEKLRKKGMISRKLCKSDRRNVDVTITEKGIATLSEIDHAFTGLYRKLEVLPEKEIILLGELLDRIRG; encoded by the coding sequence ATGAGACTGGAAGACGAGATCAGGCAGACCAAAGGATTCCGGAATCCGCTGGAGAGAACCCTTGTAAATATACATTTTACCAGTCGCTGGCTGGAAGGGCTGCAGGCAGAATTTATGCGTCCGCATGATCTGACGATTCAACAGTATAACATCCTTCGCATTCTTCGGGGTGCTCACCCCGAACCTGTCACCGTGAAAACACTCAGGGAAAGAATGCTCGATAAGATGAGCGATACTTCCCGGCTGGTTGAAAAGTTGCGTAAGAAGGGAATGATCAGCAGAAAACTCTGCAAATCCGACCGGCGGAACGTAGACGTAACCATCACCGAAAAGGGAATTGCAACCTTGTCGGAGATAGACCATGCATTCACCGGGCTTTATAGGAAACTGGAAGTGCTGCCCGAAAAGGAGATCATTCTGCTGGGAGAACTTCTCGACCGCATCAGGGGGTGA
- a CDS encoding valine--tRNA ligase, whose amino-acid sequence MEIPKTYDPANVEDKWYRYWSENGFFRSLPDHREPYTIVIPPPNVTGVLHMGHMLNNTIQDVLIRRARMLGKNACWVPGTDHASIATEAKVVQMLRERGIKKSDLSREQFLKYAWEWKEKYGGIILEQLKKLGASCDWERTRFTMDPDLSEAVTDTFIDLYRKGYIYRGLRMVNWDPVGLTAVSDEEVIHKEVNSKLYYVRYRIEGSAEEWITIATTRPETILGDTAVCVHPEDERYAHLKGRSVIIPIVNRRVPVIFDDYIDREFGTGALKVTPAHDVNDYAIGLKHKLEVIDTLAPNGTMSEAAGFYIGEDRFAVRKKIAKDLEAAGHMVKVEDIRNKVGFSERTDAVIEPKLSLQWFVNMKGISAQALNAVVSGEVKLVPDKFNNTYRHWMENVQDWCISRQLWWGQRIPAWYDQEGEVYVAKTEAEALKLSGGKKVRQDEDVLDTWFSSWLWPITVFDPKVIGAGKGYQGNADINYYYPTNDLVTAPEILFFWVARMIIAGYEYRGKKPFENVYLTGIVRDKQGRKMSKSLGNSPDPLGLIEKYSADGVRVGMLLCSPAGNDLLFDESYCEQGRNFANKIWNAFRLIKSFSTGGETSDSNRSAMQWFHSRFAEQQHIINDHYRKLRISDALMTTYKLVWDDFCSWYLEMIKPEFKDGKPQPLDRETLDQTIEFFEDLLRLLHPFMPFITEELWSLICERGKDRLIAAPWPVPGEPDRKLLSHISLLQGWAEGIKKEKNKQGLKMREPVILAHKNAEFLLDHRDLALKVTGAEDMVPLEQVVGNVMLNTSGTVAAEAGERNKAEYSLYFSFPNSSKDNSKELLEELAYQQGFLESVNKKLSNEKFVQNAKPDLVATERRKKSDAEARIRAIEEQLGKKP is encoded by the coding sequence ATGGAGATCCCCAAAACATACGATCCCGCCAACGTTGAAGACAAATGGTACCGCTACTGGAGCGAGAACGGTTTTTTTCGTTCGCTTCCTGACCACCGCGAACCCTACACGATTGTAATCCCGCCTCCCAATGTAACGGGTGTACTTCACATGGGACATATGCTGAACAACACCATTCAGGATGTGTTGATCCGTCGTGCGAGAATGCTCGGAAAAAATGCCTGCTGGGTACCGGGCACCGACCACGCATCCATTGCAACAGAAGCAAAAGTGGTGCAGATGCTCCGGGAAAGGGGAATTAAAAAATCAGACCTTTCCCGCGAACAGTTTCTGAAGTACGCATGGGAATGGAAGGAAAAGTATGGAGGAATCATCCTTGAGCAACTGAAAAAGCTGGGCGCTTCCTGTGACTGGGAACGCACACGCTTCACAATGGATCCTGATTTGAGTGAGGCAGTGACCGATACGTTTATAGACCTCTACCGGAAGGGTTATATCTACCGCGGGTTGCGCATGGTTAACTGGGATCCTGTGGGATTAACCGCCGTTTCCGACGAAGAAGTGATCCATAAAGAGGTCAATTCCAAACTTTATTATGTTCGCTACCGCATTGAAGGAAGCGCGGAGGAGTGGATCACGATTGCTACCACACGTCCTGAAACTATTCTGGGTGATACTGCCGTGTGCGTTCACCCCGAAGATGAACGTTATGCCCACCTTAAAGGACGTAGTGTCATTATTCCCATCGTGAACCGGCGCGTTCCAGTTATTTTTGATGACTATATAGACCGTGAGTTCGGTACCGGTGCTTTAAAAGTTACTCCCGCCCATGATGTGAATGATTATGCCATCGGGTTGAAACATAAACTGGAGGTGATAGATACCCTTGCTCCCAACGGAACCATGAGCGAAGCGGCCGGGTTTTATATCGGAGAAGACCGTTTTGCAGTGAGAAAGAAAATAGCGAAGGACCTGGAAGCAGCCGGACATATGGTGAAGGTGGAGGACATCCGGAACAAAGTGGGATTCTCAGAACGGACAGACGCAGTGATTGAACCAAAATTATCACTGCAATGGTTCGTGAACATGAAGGGAATTTCAGCGCAGGCACTGAATGCCGTAGTTTCGGGAGAAGTGAAGCTGGTGCCGGATAAATTCAACAATACCTACCGGCACTGGATGGAGAATGTGCAGGATTGGTGTATCTCACGGCAACTATGGTGGGGGCAGCGTATTCCTGCCTGGTATGATCAGGAGGGCGAGGTGTACGTGGCAAAAACTGAGGCAGAGGCCCTTAAACTGTCGGGCGGCAAAAAGGTACGGCAGGATGAAGATGTTCTGGATACATGGTTCTCTTCCTGGCTGTGGCCGATTACGGTATTTGATCCGAAAGTAATTGGCGCAGGAAAGGGATACCAGGGGAATGCGGATATCAATTACTATTATCCCACCAATGACCTGGTTACTGCCCCCGAGATACTTTTTTTCTGGGTAGCCCGCATGATTATTGCAGGATATGAATACCGCGGAAAGAAACCCTTCGAAAATGTGTACCTGACCGGTATTGTGCGCGATAAGCAGGGAAGGAAAATGAGTAAGTCGCTGGGAAATTCTCCGGATCCGCTCGGACTCATAGAGAAATACAGTGCGGATGGCGTAAGGGTGGGTATGCTTTTATGTTCTCCCGCAGGAAATGATCTTCTTTTTGACGAGAGTTACTGCGAGCAGGGCCGGAATTTTGCCAATAAAATATGGAATGCTTTCCGGCTCATAAAAAGTTTCAGCACGGGAGGTGAAACATCCGACAGCAACCGCAGTGCCATGCAGTGGTTCCATTCCCGTTTTGCCGAGCAGCAGCACATCATCAATGATCATTACCGGAAGCTTCGCATTAGCGACGCGCTGATGACTACCTATAAACTGGTGTGGGATGATTTCTGCAGCTGGTATCTTGAAATGATCAAGCCGGAGTTCAAAGACGGGAAACCGCAACCCCTGGATCGTGAAACCCTCGACCAAACGATTGAGTTTTTTGAGGACCTTCTCCGCCTGTTACATCCTTTTATGCCGTTTATCACAGAAGAGCTCTGGAGCCTTATCTGTGAACGAGGTAAGGACCGGCTGATTGCGGCGCCCTGGCCGGTACCCGGCGAACCGGATCGTAAACTGCTGTCGCACATCTCCCTGCTGCAGGGATGGGCCGAAGGAATTAAGAAGGAGAAAAATAAACAGGGGCTCAAAATGAGGGAGCCCGTGATTCTGGCGCATAAGAATGCAGAATTTTTACTCGATCACCGCGACCTTGCCCTCAAGGTCACCGGAGCAGAAGATATGGTGCCGCTTGAACAGGTGGTGGGTAATGTGATGCTCAATACCTCCGGAACAGTTGCCGCAGAGGCTGGTGAGCGGAACAAAGCAGAGTACTCACTCTACTTCAGTTTTCCTAATAGCAGCAAGGACAATTCAAAGGAACTGCTGGAAGAGCTTGCCTATCAGCAGGGTTTTCTTGAATCGGTCAATAAGAAGTTGTCCAACGAAAAATTTGTTCAGAACGCGAAGCCGGATCTGGTAGCGACCGAGCGGAGGAAGAAGTCCGACGCCGAAGCGCGGATCAGAGCTATTGAGGAGCAGTTAGGGAAGAAGCCGTAG
- a CDS encoding alpha/beta hydrolase, with the protein MPEVKKIYLFSGLGADERIFHKLHLPGFTLTHIKYIMPEPRERLDQYAARLLTQITSPEPVLIGLSFGGMVAVEMAKHITPRKVILIASAKTKNEIPYYYRLAGKIRLHKILTSGILRGTNPFTNWLFDARCAEEKKLLRDIIAGTDPAFLKWAVDQVVCWENCTPTPDLVHIHGTRDKILPARFVRCDISVKNGGHFMTLNEANEMNRILTDILREEPTASSLTAPQ; encoded by the coding sequence ATGCCTGAAGTAAAAAAAATATATCTCTTCAGCGGGCTTGGAGCCGATGAAAGGATATTTCATAAACTCCACCTTCCCGGCTTCACTTTAACACACATCAAGTATATAATGCCGGAACCCCGCGAAAGACTGGATCAGTATGCGGCACGACTCCTCACGCAGATTACATCGCCGGAGCCAGTGCTGATCGGGCTCTCTTTTGGCGGAATGGTTGCTGTTGAAATGGCCAAGCACATCACTCCCCGCAAGGTAATCCTGATCGCATCCGCCAAAACAAAAAACGAAATTCCTTATTATTACCGTCTTGCCGGAAAGATCCGTTTACATAAAATCCTCACATCGGGAATTCTGAGGGGGACAAATCCCTTTACCAACTGGCTCTTCGATGCGCGATGCGCTGAGGAAAAGAAACTGCTCAGGGATATCATCGCCGGAACAGATCCTGCATTTCTGAAATGGGCTGTTGACCAGGTAGTATGCTGGGAAAACTGTACGCCTACACCCGATCTCGTTCACATCCACGGCACCCGCGACAAGATCCTGCCTGCACGCTTTGTCCGTTGCGATATTTCCGTGAAAAACGGCGGGCATTTTATGACCCTCAACGAGGCAAATGAAATGAACCGGATACTAACGGATATTTTACGTGAAGAACCTACGGCTTCTTCCCTAACTGCTCCTCAATAG
- a CDS encoding PA0069 family radical SAM protein has translation MLNMTDFRGRGAQLVLKNPFLKHHYAQEHKECADEPLHSDLRTRYFEETSRRIINKVDSPDIPLPYSANPYQGCEHGCVYCYARPTHEYWGFNAGVDFERNIIIKKNAAELLRKELLRKSWVVEPIMLSGNTDCYQPVEQKLELTRQMLQVCLEFRQPVSIITKNSLILRDLDILREMASLHLVKVMVSVTTLDEKLRLRLEPRTTTSTERLRAISELSRAGVPTGVMSAPIIPGLNSMEIPAIIKAASEAGAVTAGYTMVRLNGAVAEIFSDWLRRYFPDRSGKILNQIRASHGGHLHDHRPGVRLQGEGKINEAISQLFRSAIEKYLRGKAAPSFDLSLFRRPLQSQLSMF, from the coding sequence ATGCTAAACATGACCGACTTCCGCGGAAGGGGCGCCCAGCTGGTGCTCAAAAACCCCTTTCTGAAACATCACTACGCACAGGAGCATAAAGAATGTGCCGATGAACCGCTGCATTCTGACCTGAGGACCAGGTATTTTGAGGAAACATCCCGGCGAATCATTAATAAAGTGGATAGTCCGGATATTCCCTTGCCCTACAGCGCAAATCCCTACCAGGGCTGTGAACATGGCTGTGTTTACTGTTACGCCCGCCCAACCCACGAATACTGGGGCTTTAATGCGGGGGTGGATTTTGAGCGGAACATTATTATTAAGAAGAATGCAGCAGAGCTTCTTCGGAAAGAGCTTTTGCGAAAATCATGGGTCGTGGAACCCATCATGCTCTCCGGGAACACCGACTGCTACCAGCCGGTGGAACAAAAGCTGGAACTTACCCGCCAAATGCTGCAAGTTTGCCTGGAATTCCGTCAGCCGGTTTCCATTATCACTAAAAATTCTCTCATTCTGCGCGACCTCGACATTCTCCGCGAAATGGCTTCACTGCACCTTGTAAAAGTGATGGTATCCGTAACAACACTGGATGAAAAACTCCGGTTGCGCCTCGAACCACGTACAACTACTTCCACGGAAAGACTGCGCGCTATCAGTGAACTCAGCAGAGCAGGTGTGCCAACGGGTGTCATGTCGGCACCCATCATCCCCGGTCTGAACAGTATGGAAATACCAGCCATCATAAAGGCTGCTTCCGAAGCGGGAGCTGTAACGGCAGGCTATACCATGGTACGGCTCAATGGCGCTGTGGCAGAAATCTTTTCAGACTGGCTGCGCCGGTACTTTCCGGATCGTTCCGGAAAAATTCTGAACCAGATTCGTGCATCTCATGGGGGTCATCTGCACGACCATCGCCCGGGTGTACGTCTGCAAGGGGAAGGAAAAATAAATGAAGCGATCTCACAATTGTTCCGGAGCGCGATTGAAAAGTACCTCAGGGGAAAAGCAGCTCCTTCCTTCGATCTGTCACTTTTCCGCCGTCCCCTTCAGTCACAATTATCCATGTTCTGA
- the asnB gene encoding asparagine synthase (glutamine-hydrolyzing) encodes MCGICGYYSEHHPLTEDVLRRVNDSLLHRGPDAGEVIIEKNAGLGNRRLRILDLSDAGNQPMHSSCGRYVMVYNGEVYNYKQLQQEHLSGRPLRSGNDTETLLELYAKLGVDALPMLNGMFALAIYDRKENTLLLARDCGGIKPLYFHYDHSGTLYFASEINAFRHIPGLSLRINKAVVPLFLHLGYIPAPQSIYRNVYKLRPGHYLEFNGRQLTENRFEPLVSGNNTMRADPEGVCLEETLLDSIRLQLQSDVPSGIFLSGGIDSSLLTALATKVSTAPLKTFSIGFRESRFDESEYARRVAEKLGTDHHPFIVSMDDATELFDKVTDIYGEPFADSSAIPTLMVSKLAKDSVTVTLSGEGGDELFMGYGTYKWARRMAHPLLRFSRPALRSLLRLSGGSRNKRVAELLDFNRDTFTEGHIFSQEQYFFSEKELLRATTTGPGVREGWFRDYLNEIQPDWPAAVKQSRFDRRYYLPDDLLVKVDRASMNYSLEVRVPYLDPRVIALADRMPENMKWRNGETKYILKKILFRHLPAELFSRPKQGFALPLESWLKERWEEYIQKYLAREVILHYGMVKYEAVQELLERYRRPGNAYLYNRIWALIALHRWLRRFHP; translated from the coding sequence ATGTGCGGAATTTGCGGATATTATTCGGAACATCATCCTCTGACGGAGGATGTACTTCGCCGTGTGAATGATTCACTCCTTCACCGCGGACCAGATGCCGGGGAGGTAATCATTGAAAAAAACGCAGGACTGGGCAACCGGAGATTGCGGATACTGGATCTGTCGGACGCGGGTAATCAGCCCATGCACTCGTCCTGCGGAAGATATGTGATGGTTTATAACGGAGAAGTGTACAATTACAAACAACTTCAGCAGGAACACCTCTCCGGCAGGCCGCTCCGCAGCGGAAACGATACAGAAACACTTCTGGAACTTTACGCAAAACTCGGAGTGGACGCGTTACCGATGCTCAACGGAATGTTTGCGCTGGCCATTTACGACCGGAAAGAGAATACCCTCCTGCTTGCCCGCGACTGCGGCGGTATAAAGCCCCTGTATTTTCATTACGATCATTCCGGAACCTTATATTTTGCATCTGAGATCAACGCGTTTCGGCATATACCCGGACTTTCGCTTCGGATAAACAAAGCGGTGGTGCCCTTATTCCTTCACCTTGGATACATTCCGGCTCCGCAGAGCATTTACAGAAACGTTTATAAGCTCCGGCCCGGACACTATCTTGAATTCAACGGGCGTCAGCTAACCGAAAACCGTTTCGAACCTTTGGTTTCCGGGAATAATACAATGAGAGCGGACCCGGAAGGAGTATGTTTGGAGGAAACGTTGCTGGACAGTATTCGTCTGCAATTACAAAGCGATGTGCCTTCCGGTATTTTTCTGAGCGGGGGAATCGATTCTAGTTTACTTACCGCGCTTGCTACAAAGGTGAGTACCGCACCGCTAAAAACGTTTTCTATCGGTTTCAGGGAATCACGCTTCGATGAGTCAGAGTACGCCCGCAGGGTTGCAGAAAAACTTGGTACCGATCACCACCCCTTTATTGTTTCAATGGATGATGCCACGGAGTTGTTTGATAAGGTGACCGACATTTACGGAGAGCCATTCGCAGATTCCAGTGCCATACCCACGCTGATGGTCAGCAAGCTGGCGAAAGATTCCGTTACGGTTACTCTTTCCGGTGAGGGCGGCGACGAACTGTTCATGGGATACGGTACTTATAAATGGGCCAGGCGGATGGCACATCCCCTGCTGCGTTTCTCCAGGCCTGCGCTTCGATCGCTCCTGCGCCTTTCCGGAGGAAGCCGAAACAAACGCGTGGCGGAATTGCTTGATTTCAACCGCGACACTTTTACTGAAGGACACATTTTCTCACAGGAACAATACTTCTTTTCCGAAAAAGAACTGTTGCGCGCCACCACCACCGGGCCGGGCGTAAGGGAAGGCTGGTTCCGTGATTATCTGAATGAGATACAACCGGACTGGCCCGCCGCAGTAAAGCAAAGCCGTTTTGACCGGAGGTATTATTTACCGGACGATCTGCTGGTAAAAGTAGATCGCGCGAGCATGAATTACAGCCTGGAGGTACGGGTGCCTTACCTGGATCCACGGGTGATTGCACTGGCAGACCGCATGCCGGAAAATATGAAATGGCGGAACGGCGAAACAAAATACATTCTGAAAAAAATTCTTTTCCGCCATCTTCCCGCAGAGCTTTTCAGCCGCCCGAAGCAGGGCTTTGCTCTTCCGCTGGAAAGCTGGCTGAAGGAACGATGGGAAGAATACATTCAAAAATACCTTGCGCGGGAAGTCATACTCCATTACGGCATGGTGAAGTACGAGGCGGTACAGGAACTACTTGAACGCTACCGAAGACCGGGGAACGCCTATTTATACAACCGCATCTGGGCGCTGATCGCACTTCATCGCTGGCTGAGGCGTTTTCATCCCTGA
- a CDS encoding glycosyltransferase family 2 protein: protein MSSERTCSFSVIIPTFNRKVLLEYTLDALAAQTYQEYEAIVVDDGGSDGTEEMVRQRADARLRYHRITNSERGAARNAGTALAKGDYITFLDSDDLPYPDLLENAAESVRNFNFPAFLHVAYEIREPEGKVIFDSSGLQNDDTRLLITGNPLSCIGAFLRKDTALRFKFNEDRELSGSEDWELWLRVVANCGIKVDPRISSTMINHGGRSVIHTEPVKLYRRKDLALQYAFADEKVREVYGPHQPQIEAFADSYVSLHLALAGFRKLSVKYFLKAVRRRPAILMHTRSLVICKRILLGK, encoded by the coding sequence ATGAGCTCTGAGCGAACCTGCAGTTTTTCTGTCATCATTCCCACCTTCAACCGCAAGGTGCTGCTCGAGTACACCCTTGACGCCCTTGCAGCCCAAACCTATCAGGAATATGAAGCGATTGTAGTGGATGACGGCGGGTCGGACGGTACGGAAGAAATGGTCAGACAAAGAGCAGACGCCCGTCTACGCTATCATCGCATCACCAATTCGGAACGCGGAGCGGCGCGCAATGCCGGCACTGCACTTGCGAAGGGCGATTACATCACTTTTCTTGATTCCGATGACCTTCCCTATCCCGACCTGCTCGAAAACGCAGCAGAATCTGTCCGGAATTTTAACTTTCCTGCTTTTCTGCACGTAGCGTACGAGATCCGTGAGCCGGAAGGAAAAGTTATTTTTGATTCCTCCGGTTTACAGAACGATGATACCCGGCTGCTGATCACAGGAAATCCGCTCAGCTGTATCGGCGCTTTTCTCCGGAAGGACACCGCACTCCGATTCAAATTCAATGAAGACCGCGAGTTGTCGGGTAGCGAGGATTGGGAGCTTTGGCTCCGGGTAGTAGCCAACTGCGGCATCAAAGTGGACCCCCGCATTTCATCCACCATGATTAATCACGGAGGAAGAAGTGTGATCCATACGGAACCTGTTAAACTTTACCGGAGGAAGGATCTTGCGCTTCAGTACGCCTTCGCAGATGAAAAAGTGCGTGAGGTTTATGGTCCGCATCAGCCTCAGATCGAAGCCTTCGCTGATTCCTATGTATCGCTTCACCTGGCACTCGCAGGATTCAGAAAATTATCCGTCAAGTACTTTTTAAAAGCGGTGCGCCGCAGGCCTGCTATTCTTATGCATACCCGGTCACTGGTTATTTGCAAACGAATCCTGCTCGGAAAATAA
- a CDS encoding glycosyltransferase, with the protein MNRRNIIHIISHINRSRTIEAAFSGLSAAKYRQEVILLHEQPGPLPSILEKNGIPVTFITYRGKKDLLSAGYKIYRLLKKKQPDILHCQLFEASYLGLLAGRMAGIPCRLHTRHHSTFHHVYFPRAVKHDLKINAASHRIIAVSENVANVLRNREGADPGKIRVIHHGMTLVDFIRDPEIRSDRMKKYGLKDDQWKIGVISRFTDWKGITYIFEAFRIILQELPEAVLLLGNTGGDKKEEYMKILGTLPRSSWRILEFDPDPRAMYSLFDVFVHIPVDEQAEAFGQVYLESMAAGVPGVFTRSGIATEVLRDGENGIAVPFRDAGAVATAVLQLYRDGNQYQRISRQAPESVKNFSTERMISELEMFYDEL; encoded by the coding sequence ATGAACAGACGAAATATCATACATATCATTTCCCATATTAACCGGTCGCGGACCATCGAAGCGGCATTTTCAGGCCTCTCAGCCGCTAAATACCGGCAGGAAGTGATCCTGCTGCATGAACAGCCCGGGCCGCTGCCTTCCATCCTGGAAAAAAACGGAATACCTGTTACCTTCATTACCTATCGTGGAAAAAAAGACCTTCTTTCTGCAGGTTATAAGATCTACCGGCTTCTGAAGAAAAAACAGCCCGACATTCTGCATTGTCAGCTATTTGAAGCATCCTATCTTGGTTTACTGGCCGGGAGGATGGCAGGAATTCCGTGCCGCCTGCACACACGCCATCACAGCACATTTCACCACGTGTACTTTCCCCGTGCCGTTAAACACGATCTGAAGATCAATGCGGCATCCCACCGCATCATTGCCGTCTCAGAAAATGTTGCTAATGTTCTGCGCAACCGGGAAGGAGCAGATCCCGGAAAGATACGCGTCATTCATCATGGAATGACATTAGTTGATTTCATACGTGATCCTGAAATCCGTTCAGATCGCATGAAAAAATACGGTTTGAAGGACGATCAGTGGAAAATCGGAGTGATTTCGCGTTTTACAGACTGGAAGGGAATCACCTATATTTTTGAAGCATTCCGGATCATCCTTCAGGAACTCCCGGAGGCCGTACTTTTACTTGGGAATACCGGCGGCGACAAGAAAGAAGAATACATGAAAATACTGGGAACATTACCCCGCAGTTCCTGGCGAATACTTGAATTTGACCCGGATCCCCGTGCGATGTATTCCCTTTTTGATGTGTTTGTACATATCCCGGTGGACGAGCAGGCCGAAGCATTCGGACAGGTTTATCTTGAATCAATGGCTGCCGGTGTACCGGGCGTATTCACCCGTTCAGGCATTGCAACGGAAGTGCTGCGCGACGGGGAAAACGGAATAGCGGTTCCCTTCAGGGATGCGGGGGCCGTTGCCACGGCTGTATTGCAATTATACCGCGACGGGAACCAATACCAGCGGATTTCCCGGCAGGCTCCGGAGAGCGTGAAGAATTTCAGTACAGAACGAATGATCTCGGAACTTGAAATGTTTTATGATGAGCTCTGA
- a CDS encoding glycosyltransferase family 2 protein: MNGLSIIIPTYKREQILHQTLEALLPELKKLSFPTEVIVVNDDPDQKPALQAGSLSGIKLLNHSGKGVAGARNTGAYAASGTHLLFMDDDHLVKAENLQRTWELLQLYPRRVYGPNWIYPPELSKRLVRTRFGRFLIRNGFTTLKGWRHDLNWDDHTPFRCEHIASSYFPMAKDLFMAAGGYDTDFPFAGFEDRDFANRVSKAGLELYIDPLNMIYHNEADRVEPLPWLERKRRSAVTRKIAVLKGIPDAVPEFGAGKKLLYRVFGLSPRLLLFAVRAIPPLRLLDPLYFRGINLLLGVYHFKGFNS, from the coding sequence ATGAACGGGCTAAGCATCATTATTCCAACCTATAAGAGAGAACAGATCCTGCATCAAACGCTGGAAGCGCTCTTACCCGAATTGAAAAAACTCTCCTTTCCCACAGAGGTGATCGTAGTCAACGATGATCCTGACCAAAAACCTGCGCTGCAGGCCGGCAGTTTGTCCGGGATAAAACTGCTGAACCACAGCGGTAAGGGAGTAGCCGGAGCCAGAAATACCGGAGCTTACGCTGCAAGTGGCACACATTTGCTGTTCATGGATGATGACCACCTGGTAAAAGCGGAAAATCTCCAACGCACCTGGGAGCTACTTCAACTCTATCCGCGTCGCGTTTATGGCCCGAACTGGATTTATCCTCCCGAATTGAGTAAACGCCTCGTGCGAACCCGCTTCGGCCGGTTCCTGATCCGGAACGGATTCACTACACTCAAAGGGTGGAGGCATGATCTGAACTGGGATGACCACACGCCCTTCCGCTGTGAACACATCGCCAGCAGTTATTTTCCTATGGCCAAAGATCTGTTTATGGCAGCCGGTGGGTATGATACCGATTTCCCATTTGCCGGTTTTGAAGACCGCGATTTCGCTAATCGCGTGAGCAAGGCGGGACTGGAACTTTACATTGATCCCCTGAACATGATTTACCATAATGAAGCAGACCGGGTTGAACCCCTTCCCTGGCTGGAGCGTAAACGCAGGTCGGCCGTGACAAGAAAAATTGCCGTCCTCAAAGGCATCCCGGATGCCGTTCCGGAATTCGGAGCGGGAAAGAAATTGCTATATCGTGTATTCGGACTCTCTCCCCGCCTGCTTTTATTTGCGGTGAGGGCTATACCTCCCCTTCGCCTGCTCGATCCCTTGTATTTCCGGGGGATAAATCTGCTTCTGGGAGTCTATCATTTTAAAGGATTTAATTCATGA